ATAGGCGACATTCCAACTCCCTGAAGGGTATATTCGGCCGTAAGTGACGTGGTGGGGTTGATTTGAAATTTCACCACCGGAGCGATTGAAACACGGTTGTTGAACTCGTAATTGCGATGCGTCCCTTTCATTTGCCCCATCAGGTTGAGGCGGTACAGGAGTTTGCCGTCTTTGCTCAATTTACCGTCAAAATCCATCGAACTGCGGTACGTCCCAAAACTACCGACCGTCATGGTTGCTTCAGCTTTGGTAAGGCCCGTTGGCTTTTTGGTGACGACATTATAAAAACCGCTTGGCTCACCGGCGGCCAACATAAAGCCGGCGGGGCCTTTTACCATCTCGATACGCTCTACCATGCTCATATCTTCGGTAAGGGGCCCCCAAACTTCGGTTACGTTCATGCCATTTCTGAAAGCGGCAATTCTTGACCCGCGCATTGAAATCCGGGCATAGGTTTCCCAGTGTTCGGAGCGGGCAGCGCCACTCACATTTCGGGTAACGCCTTCCGACATGTCGAAAATCTGCTGGTCTTTTAACGTTTGAGCCGTCACCACCTGAATATTTTGGGGAAGTTCCAACAAAGGCGTTTTCAGGCGCAGCGAAATGGATGGATAATCAGAAACGTACTTGCTCGGATTGGCCGTTACCAACACTTCCCGAAGCTGTTGGCTGTTGGCTGTTAGTTCCAAATTCTCTTCGAGGACTTGTCCTGCCGCAAGGGTAACTTTTTTCGATTGGGTGGTCAAACCTACAAAACTTGCTTGCAGTGTATAGGTGCCGGGTTTGATGTTGGTCAGTGCATAGCGACCCTCTGCATCCGCTACTGCCCCTTTAGAAGTTCCTTTTAAAATAACGTTGACAAACTCCGCCGCTTTGCCGTCGGTGGTGGTTATGCGCCCTTTGAGTGTGGCGTTTTGGGCCATTGCCCATAGTGTCAATAAGGAAAATGTAATCGTAAATCTTATTTTCATTGTTTGAGTGGGGATATATGAATGTAAATTGTTTGTATTTGGAGACGAACGCACACTGCATAATTACCGGAACCTAACTGCCCTTTCCAGCTCGCCCGTTGCCCGAAAAAAAATTATTTTTATTTAGACTTATTATCAATTGTGTGCAAAATAACGCTCTATTTAGATTTAATCCAAATAAATAAGCGAGTTTTTTTAAATTAATCGGTACTGTAAATATTAATCCGTTGATTTCAGTCAGTGAAGACACCGACCGGGGCCATTTCCGGGGTCATTGTCCTTCGAATTTTTCCATGACCCCAAAAACGACTTTTCTCTCGTGATAAATTACAAAAATCAGATATGTTATTTTACTGAATTACAAGTGCTTACAATCAAAAAAAACGGACATACAAAATCATATCCGTTTCTCATTTGGAGAATCGTTCCCTTTTACCATACCTTTGTCACAGTTATTGGTGCCTGATGTACACCTCAGCGTGTACCGAATGGCTTAATAGGGAATCCCGTTAAAATCGGGAGCTGTTCCCGCAACTGTACGTTTCTGCAAGTTGTCGCCCACTTTCGTCACTGTTCGGTAAAATGAATGGGAAGACCGGCGCCAATGAAACAAGCCAGGAGACCTGCCAACAATCATTCTTAACGAGTCCTTACGGGTAATGAGGTAACGTTGAGCGTTCGATTTCACATTCACATTTTCTGTCAAATACCTTGATGCACAAACTGCCGCGGTTTGTCAATGAGACGACTTTCGTGCTGTGGCTCGCCACCGCGCCCTGGCTGTACGCACAAAAAGAGCAAAGTCTCTGCGAAGTGACCGTACGGGGTGTACGGCCCGAACGCTTTATGGTCGGACAAAAAGTACAGGAGATCGACTCGGTCCAATTGTCCCGTTTTCGCTACAGCACCCTGGCCGATTTTCTGCAATTCCAAAGTTCGGCGGCTTTCAAGAGCTACGGTGCCGGACAGGCCACGAGTATTGCCTTTCGGGGCACTTCAGCCAACCATACGGCCGTGCTTTGGAACGGTATCAACATCAATTTCCCCTCGTTGGGACAAACGGATTTTTCGACCATCCCGCTGGCGGGCTTTGATCAGATGAGCGTGCAATACGGCTCTGCCGCAAGCTGCGTGGGCACCGATGCCGTAGGGGGAAGTATTCAACTGCGTTCAGTCCCCGATTTCAAACAAAAAGGAATTCAAACCCTAATGGCCTTTCGAATCGAAAGCTCCCAAAACTATACGGGACAGGCGGGCGTTCGATTTCACCAAACCCTCGGCAAGCATTGGAACCTTTCCGGAAAAACACTGCTGTACGGCAGTATCTTTAACAACGATTTCGGGACCGCCCCCCGCAGCACCCGCAAAAGTGAACGCTATTCGTTTGAGCCGGCCCGCACGGCCCAAAAAGGAGTGGTGCAGGATCTGTATTGGCAGCATCAAAAAGGAAATTTAATTTCGTTAAACCTCTGGCTGACCGACAATACCCTCACACTTCAGCCCAAACAGGTGCCGTTGCGTGAAATCACCCGGACGCAGGCTTACCGCGTGTTGGGCTCGTATCAGTTGGGCAAAACGCTGATCCGAACGGGCTTCCTCCGCGACATCATTGACTACGGCAAAGGAGAAAATCTGAACCCGAGCCACACCGAGATCGACCGTTTCATCCTGCGCACCGAGCATGATTTTTCGTGGATCCAAAGCTGTGATCAAGGAACAAATCTTAAAATAGGCGCTGAATTGGTGCATTACAACGCCCGGGTCGATGGCTACGGCGATGAGGTCAAACGAGAGAACCGGGCAGACTTCTACGCCTTGCTGCGGCATCAATTCAACGGCCGGCTGAGTGCCTCCTTAAACCTTCGGCAAGCGTTGGTGACCCGTTTCAATCCTCCCTTTACTCCCTCGCTGGGCGCGGAGTACACCCTGCTTACCCGATTACGTACCAAGCTGATTTTCAACGGTAATACATCGCTGAGCTACCGGGTTCCCACGCTCAACGAGCGCTATTGGGTCAATCTGGGAAATCCGGACCTCCGACCCGAGCGCGGTTTTAATAAAGAACTGGGCCTGACCTGGAAACAACGCCTGTCCGAAACCCACCAATTTCAGCTTTCAGCCACTGCTTTTCATAACCTCATTGACGACTGGACCTATTGGAACCCGGAGCGAAATTATCGGGTCGAAAATATACAGCAAGTGCTGACCAAAGGACTCGAAATGGCGGCTTCTATCAAAATACTTCGGCATAAAACGCAATGGGAAGCCAACCTGAACTACGGCTTGACAAATGCTTCCCAACAGAAAATTTACGGCGCATATACGCAGGACTTTATCGGCAAACAACTTATTTACGTGCCCCGTCATACTTTTGGAGGTACGCTCACGGCTACCCGGGGGAAGGCTTCCCTGACGGTGCAACAACAGTTTAACTCAGAACGCTACAGCACCTTTGACCATTCGGGGCGGCCTTTTGCGCCTTATTACCTGTTGAATGCCGTCCTGAATTATCAATGGCAAAAAGGAAGGTTCCGCAGTGATGTCTCCCTTCAGGGCAATAACCTTACCCATACGGTCTATCCCAACCTGAAAAAAAATGCCATGCCCCTGCGCACGGTTTCCATCAACGTCATTCTTTATTTTCAATCAAAACAACTACCCAATGAATCGTAATTCTCTGCTTATTATCAGCCTTTTACCCCTTGGATTCACCGCCTGCAACACCGCAGACCCCGAGCCTTCTCAGCCTTACGACAACGGCGTACTTGTCATCAATGCGGGCAACTTTCTGGACAACAACGGCTCGATCTCCCTGATTCAGCGTACCGGTACCGCTGCTTCCTACGACATTTTTCAGAAAGAGAACAGTCGTACCCTGTCGGGCAGCCTGAGCGACTATGCTGAAGTCAACGGCAAAGGCATCATCCTCGTCGATAATTCCACGGCGGGCAAAGATGTGATCGAGATCGTGGACGCCCGTACGTTCAAAAGCCTCGCGACCCTTCCTTCCACCGAAATCGAAAATCCCCGGGCCGTGGCAAAGGCCACCGACACCAAAGCCTACGTAACCTGCTGGGATGCTACGGGCGACTTTTCCAACTTTTACAAAAACCCGGGCTACGTGGCCGTCATTGACTTGGTAACCAACAAATTGGTCAAGAAAATGACGGTACAGAACGGCGCCGAAAGTATCTTCATCCTTGGCAATGAAGCCTTTGTGGGAAATACAGGAAGCGGCATTTCAAAAATCACCGTCATTGATGTTGCCACTGACGCGGTTAAGCAATCCGTTGAAGTCGGACGAAATCCTGAAATGGTGGGGATGGATGCCAACAACAAACTTTGGGCGTATGCCGGCGGAGAAATGATACGCCTGAACCCCCAAACCAAAACGGTGGAAACGCGGTTCAAAATCACCTCACCCATTGCCGCCAAGTCCCCAAGTTCTTTCACACTGAGTGCCGATAAAAAGACGATCTATTTCACCCACTCCTTCTACGATGCCGCCGACGGCTACCTTCAAAAAGGGGAAACCTACCGTTTTTCCATTGATGCCTCCACCGTAGCCGCCGACAAACCGTTCATAAACCGGCTTTTCTCGGGAGGTTTGGGCGTTGACCCCCAAACGGGCATCCTTTATGCCGGTCTGATTCCCTCTTTCAAGCAGGCAGGCTACGTACTGCGCTACCAAGCCAACGGCACCCTGATCGATTCCGTCAAGGCCGAAATCGCCCCAAGTACATTTTTCTTTAAACAATAGGTGGGACGGGGGACGTCCATCCAACGTCCAACGTCCAACGTCCAACGTCCATCGTCCATCGTCCATCGTCATTCTTAAAATCATCAATAACGCAGCTTAGGCTCTATCCACAAGGCCGTCAGACACAGCAGAAAGAGCAGCATCCAGGCCCAATCGGGCAGCTTTGATGAAATGACCTGTGGGGAGGCCGTGGGGAGGTTACCCTGTGCAATTTGATGATGCGCCCGTAGGGTTTCACGCAGACGCTCTGCTTTTGAAACCGCACTTTCTTCCGGTTCAACGTACACTTCCAGGGAATCCTGAAAAGGTAGCCAACCTGAGGTTCGGAAGATATACTCCGCAGTGCCTGTCAGGGCATTGAGCGGGGACCCCTGCGTTAAAACCGTGTCATGGGCAAGGGAAAAAGACGGGATCGGAGTCGAAAAGTGATTCAACACAATCGACGAACGAACGTCTTTCCAAAGCGGCGCAACAGCTGATACCGCGCTTTCCTGCGTCGGAGAAAGTACCTGCAGGATACTCGACCAAAAAGCATTATAGGTGAGGCTATCGCCGCTTAATTTCAGCGGAAAGGTCTCGTTCACAAGACTGAGTCCGACCTTTCCCCCTACTTTTTGAACGGCCGCCGGGTAACCGAACACACTTCTTTGGCGCAGATTCTCTTCCAATTGATACGGCAATGACGTCATCCCTTTCCCGATGCCCACCGATTCTTCGTTGGAGGTTTTCCTGATCCGCCATTGCGTGCCCAGGGCTGCATTGATTTTCTTTATCGCCGGTTCGGGTTGGATAATGTTGAAAAAAAGAACACTTTTTCCGTCGGCTACGGCTTTTTTAACCATGGGATGGCCCGCGTTTTCGGGGTCGGTAATGATGAGGTCTGCCACAAAGGGCTTTGGGTTGACCCAACGATTGATGGAAATAGTACGTTGGGTATTTTTGGCCACGGTGGTGATCATTTCTACGCGACTGCCATTCTTTCCCAACCATTCCGCCAATGTTTTACTTTCAAAATCAGGACTTTGAAGCATAAAATAAACCGACAAAGGTTGTGGTTTTCGCGTGTAAAAAGCGACTTTTTTCAAGGGTTTATGATCAAGTTCCAAGGTTGTTTCCGCCCTGCCGATGCCAAAGGCAGGAAACCGAAGCCGAAAAGAGGAAACCCCTCCGGGCAAAAGTACACTGTCCAATACCTGTCGGGCATACCGCAGGCGAAGCATCTTTTGTCCATCCACTTCAATTTTTCCCGTTATTTCCTGCAGTTCGCCTTTTCGAAGCATCCCTTTCCACTGAACGGCCTGCAATTCATCTTTTGGAAACGCAGGAATCCAATGAATGATATGGCCGCTCAACAAACGCAGAGCTTGGGGGCCGACGTCCTGCCCTGCCAAATAAACCGTTCCTATTCGCGCTGCCAATCCCGGGTCTTCCTCCGAACGTCGTTCCCAGTCGTCGAACGAAAAGGATTCGGTGATGTTAAGACTGTCTCGGTTTTTTTGAATAATCTCCGCAGGAAGGGTCGAACTGTACAACAAAACTCGCCCGGGATTGAAAGATCGGCTCCATTGCGGTTGAATGACGTACAAAACAAGGGCCGTCCATAACATCAAAGTAAGCCCCAAACGAACCCGAAATCTTTTTTTTTCGACCGATTGCGCTCGCAACAGCATCCGCATAAGAAAGAGCAACAACGCAGTTAACGCGACGTACGATAACCCGTCCGAAAAGGGCACGATCCACAAAAGGGCAAAAAAAGCGGAGGAAGACATCATTCAAACATACCGGTAAGAGAACAGCTTCTAAAAGTAAGGAAGAACCGGCCAAAGAGCAAACGGAGGCTCAATACTTTCGATGACATTCTTTCGCCCGCAGTAGGTAAGAAAGGCATTGGCCGAGATCAACTTTCCCAGACTTTAAAACAAAAAAAGGGGCGTCTCAGCATAGTGAGACAACCCCTTGAAATAACGCGAGTATAGATCTAAAATGCCTGCGGATCGCCCTTGACCATATTATAAGCCGTGCGCAGCACGATTTGAAAATCAAGCAATAAACTCCAATTCTCAATGTACCAGATATCATAATCGACACGTTTGCGCATCAATCCGATTTCCTGCGTCTCTCCCCGGAAGCCGTTTACCTGAGCCCAGCCCGTAATGCCCGGCTTCAGGCGATGGCGAATCATGTAATTTTCTATCTGAGGAAGTGTTTCCAAGCTATGTTTAACCGCATGCGGACGCGGCCCGACCACCGACATGCTGCCCAACAATACGTTGATAAATTGCGGCAATTCATCAAGGTTGGTCTTGCGCAGAAAACGTCCCACTTTTGTAATACGGGGATCATCCTGCGTGGTTTGATTAAATCCGCCGTCTTCGCGCACCGTAGAGGCTTTGTAGTACATGGTTCTGAATTTCCAGACCGCAATATTGCGCCCCCGTTGCCCCCAGCGATCCTGAATGAAAAAGACAGGGCCCTTTGAATCAAGGGCAATCGCCAGCGCAATGAGCGGGAATAACCACGAAGCCACCAACACCAGAAATAAGGCACTGAAGATCAAATCAAAGGCGCGCTTAAGCATCCACCACGAATCCATTTCGAGGGGCGTGCTCCGGACGGTGATCAAAGGGTAATTTCCAAACAGTTCCAACGAATACCGTGAAGCGCTGAATTGGAAGAAGCCCGGGGTAAACCGCACCAAAATCCCTTTTCTATCGGCCCAACTTATGATGCTTTTGACGTAGCTTTCTTCAAATTGACTGGGTGCAATGACCAATTCATCAATGACTTTCCCCATCGAAGTCTCGTTCAGAAAATCAATGGTCTCGTGCAGCGGCGGAGTTTTGCGTCCTGATTCCTTATACCCCCAGGTCCCCAAAATGGTATAGCCAAACTGAGGATTGCGCTGCACCAGCGAGCGAAACCCATCCACCTGATTCATTTCACCGACAATGACCAAATTGCGTTGATTTACCCCTTTGGCATTCCAAAACATCATCAGTTTGCGGGTTCCGTACATTTTAAGTGTCACCGTTGCAGCTAAAACAGCCACGTAAGCCAGGGTAAAACTTCTGGTATAATCATAATCTTTCAGAAAGAAAAGCGAAACGACCAACACTAAAAACTGAATCAGCAGATTGGGCAACAACGCCAAAAGCTCATCAATGAAAGTCACGGTACGAAATTCATTGTAGAGATCCGAAAGTCGGGAAGAGAAATACCAACCCATTCCCATGCCGGAAATGATCAGGACGTCTACCTCCTGTAAGGCCCGTTGAGTCAGCCCTGCCGCCAGCACATAAGAGAACATTAACAACAGTACATCAGCCACTAAACGCGGATGATTCTTTCGACGGGTAAGTTGATAGGTAATGGTTGATGGAAGTAAAGAGTGTTGTGACATAACGTTGAGCATTTAATAATCAAATCAGCCAAAATAGATACCCTGTAATTTGTCTTATTATCTGTTTAAAATAATAAATATAAATCCTGATAAAGTACTAAATTCGCTTAAACTGTATAACTATAGAGTCTTTTCCTGCTTTGGTATATCAAATATACTAGAAAACCCTGATATATACCATATCCTATTCGCCTTTTTTTCAATAAACTTATTAAACGGTAATTGATGACTGCTTATCTCCCACCCTTATCAGGCAAAAAAAAAGGCTTTCGAGCCCCGCACACCCTTGTAATAATCCAAATTTATCTTTCATATTGCACATATATTTCAGTTTGTGTACCCTGTAAAACCGCGCACTTTTTTCAGAAAAAGAAAAAAAACGTTCACGTCAAATAAACGTTAAATCCACTGAATTTACGCCGATATATCCCATTAAAGTGGTCATTCAGGAATATCTTTTCCTGATGTACCGCCCCAAAAAAAAGCACAAAAACGAAGTTTTGTGCTTTTTTTATCCCGCTTTATGTCAGCGTTTATTTGCAATATTCGTCCGTCTTGATCCTGATGATCCAATCGGCTTTCTCAAGTTTATACGCATTTTCACTGAAGGAATAATAGCCCGGGGCCGGTCCCGCCTGAAAATCGTAGGTCTTGCCTACTTCCAGCAGGTCGGTCAAAATACTGAAGGAAGATTTCCCTTCGGCATAGGCCAGATTCGGCAGACTCTTCCATTGCAGCGTACCGGTTTCTCTGAATCGACCGTATAAAACTAATGTTGGCAGTTTAGTTTTGTCCAGCTCATTACAGGGAAACTGAAGGGTGATCAGGACCTGACCCGGTTTGATATCCGGCGGCACCCTGAATGAGGTCACATCAATGATCTGCGTACCGGCATCGCAGGCATCTACCGAGGCGGAGTTGGCGATCGCCGTACTTTGGCTGTCGTATATCCGCAACCGCACATTTTGCTCGGCATCCAGTCCATTGATTCGGATCACATTACCATTGTTGAGCGAGGTCGTAAAGGTTTGAAGGACGGTGTTATCAGATACCCTGATCACTTCTCCGTTGTAGATACGTCCGCTCACGGGCAAACTGCTTCTTACACTGAACGTCAACGGTGACGGACATTTCAGGATCGGTTTTTTAAACGAGCTGACATCTATTTCCTGTAGGGTCGTGTTGCACCCCCCCACCGCCGCCGAAAGCGCCACTGCCCCGCTCAGGTTATCCATGATCCTGAGGCGTACTGTCTCTTCACTGTAGAGACCATTGATATTAATGACCTGACCGTTGTTGATCGTGGAAGAAAACGACTGCATCACGCCTCCGTTAGCGGCATTGATCACCTGCACCTGATAAGCAGCTGAGCTGCTGGGCAAAATGCTTTTTACCCTAAAGCCCAGCGGAACAGTGCATTTCGGCGGAGGCGTTTTAAAATTCTCCAGTACAAGCGTAAGGGTCACATTACTGCACGATTCCACGACCCCGGAAAGTACCTGAGCAGCACTTACAATATCATAAATCCGCAATTGGATCTTGCCGGTATTATCAAAAAAGCCCCCTAAACGAACCAGCTCACCGTTGTTAGCGGTGGTTTGGAAAAACTGAATGCGGCCTTTCGTTTCGGCGTCGATCACTTCAAACGAATACCGCCGGTCACTGTTGGGCAATGTACTGCTGATACGAAACACCGGCGAAGCGGCACAGCGCTGCGGCGGAATTTTGAACGATGTAATATCTATCACCTGTTCGGTATTTCCGGCGCAGGCATCCACCGGCTCCGAGACAGCCACGGCCGAGCTGACAATGTCAGCAATCCGTAACCGAACCTTCTGGTCGCTGTCGAGGCCGCTCAGTCGTATTATTTCGTTGTTGTTGGCGGTAGTTTGAAAACTCTGCAGTTGTGCATTGGTTTCAGCATTGACAACCGTAAAACTATAGCGGTAGTCGCTGTTGGGCAGCACACTTCGGATCTTAAAGCCCGGCCCGTTCGGGCATTTTTGGATCTGTTTCTTAAACGACGATACATCCACCTCCTGCACTTCTCCGCTGCAACCATTGACGAGGGCAGAATTTACCACGGCCGTTCCCAAAACGTCATTAAGGCGCAGACGAACAAACTGATCACTTTCCAAACCACTGATCTTGATGACCTCTCCGTTATTGACCGTCGTATTAAACACCTGCAAACGGGCACCCGTAGCATCGTTGATCACCTCTGCCCGGTATTGCAGATTTGTGGCCGGCAGACTGCTTTTAATTTTAAAACTCGGTCCGGTATCGCATTTCTGTTTGGTAAACCCCGCCACCCACAGCGACAGGTGCGACAACTCCGCAACGTATTCCAGTCCGTCGTTGGCTGATTTTTGTAATTTTCCGGGCGTTTCGGTTTGCCACTGCTCCGTGGCAGCATCATAGCTGTAGAGCGGAATGGCATCTCCCGCCTGCACCGCCCGCCGTTCCATGGGATGATATAACTGCGGAGAAACACTGAAACGCACCTGCATCGGCTGCGAAAGCGTCTTGACCAGTTGGTATTGGTCGTTATGCAGCTGAAGCAGAAAGGCCCCGGCCACTTGGGTCAGTTGTTGATTGGCCCCGGCGGCGGCCCCTCCGGGCAGCAGGGGTTTAACGATGGTCTGATTGGTAATGGGATTGTTCAGAAAGGTGGTGAGAGGCTTGGTAATGTCGACCGACTGAAACCGCGCCGTCAGGGTGCCGCTGACAACCGCTCCCTGCACGTCTTTCAGTTGGGTCCCTTTGGGCAGCAGCGCCTGCGCCGGAGATTGCCCGGAAAGGATCGGCGTGGAGGTTTCAAAACTCCATTCCCTGTTCAGGGCACCCTGCCCGTCTGCATTTGTTTGAGCAATACTTACCGGCGATTGAGCCCCTACCCGCTGCATGATCATTACCGCAGAGCGCTGAACGTCCCGTTTCATTTCAACGGGCAAAATGGCATCCACAAAGCCCGGCGACTTCACCACTACCGTATACCGCAATGGCTTTTCCGGGCTGGGGCGCGGACCGAGGGAATCAATGGAGAGATACAGCGCTCCGTCTGAAGATACCTTTATTTTCTTGGTATTGACCGTTGTAATCAGGCGATCGGCATCCGGACCCGTCAAAATGACCTGCGTGGAAGTGGGGACACTATCTCCCGCCGCCGTATAGTATTGTACATCCAAGGCCACCGGATAGGGCTTTTTAAACCGAATTTCCAGCCCGTCAATAGGGTTTTTACAGGCACTGACCACTCCCAGCCACACCCCCATACACAACAGGATCTTTTTCATGGGTGAATCGGTTTTTTAAACAATGAATACGTAAACACCAATTGCAGATTAGGTAAAAAGCGATACCCCTGCATATTTTTTTCAATCAGCGGGGTTTGTTCTGCCAGCGTGGTTGTTTCCAGAAATCCTTCAAAATCCATCTCTACCTTGGGAGAACCCAGGTAATAACAACCCATTTCCAGCCCGAACCCAAAGCGGCGGCGGGGAATCGACCGCCCGAAACCGAACCCGGCATAACCCACGATCGGCGACCACCTCACCCCCAGCGATATGGTGCCGAACTCTTCGGCCTTCATACGGATCCCGCCCAGATCCAGCAGGGTTTTGGCCGTCATTTGCAGACGAACGTCCGGGCGCCAAGTGTAACCTACACCACCGGTCACAAAAAAAGCACCCTTCCGAAAAGGATGCCATTTAACCGAAGTTTGGACGAGCCCGATCACAAAATCAGGTCGCAGCTCCACGATCGAACTGTCTCCCAGATCCAATTGCATTGATTTTTTATACGCCAGATAGGTGCCGCCTACCCGCAATACCAGCCGCGCCTTAGTGGGCAGCTTCCAGGCCAGATGCCCTCCCACGCCCGTGATTCCCGCGTGCACCCCAATGCCCCCGGGCCACCAGTGCAGGGTAGAATCCCGCTTTCCTCCGGCTCCTGCGTACACTTTTACCCAGGCGAGTAAAAGAACCATCCATAACGTTGATTTCATGCTGAATATATTTTCGTGATACTTTTTGGATTGATCTGCCTTAAAAGACATATATACCCATAACCTACGAATCTAAATTTACCAAAAAACCGTTTCAGGAGAAAAAAAGGCACCCAATTATTTCATTTTTTTTAGTATTCGGACGCTTTATACGTTAATTTTTATTTTATGTAGGACTTTACCGATATACCATTTCGGAGAGAAATACCCAGAAGTTTTCATATTGCCGGTTGGTGAGCGCCCTTTGGGACTCTTAACATACCACCGTCAGCCATTTCATGTACCGCTGTATCCCCTCCTCCAGCGTTACCTCCGGAACATATTCAAGTTCCTTTTTTGCCTTGGATATGTCTGCGGCCGTATGTCGTACGTCCCCGGCCTGCTCCGGGCGGTAAATGATCTTACTTTTTTTGTTCGTAATCTGCTCAATGACCTCAATGACCTCTTTCAGGCAAATGGATTTTGCTCCACCGATGTTATACACCCTGAACCCTTCTCCCGAATGCTCCAACGCTTTCATCAACCCCTGCACGGCATCGGCCACGTAGGTATAGTTACGAAAGGTCAGCCCGTTGCCGTACAGCTCAATGGGCTCTTCCTCCAAAATCCGATGGATAAATTTCCGAATGGCCATTTCCGGCCGTTGGCGCGGACCGTACACGGTAAAAAGCCGCAAACATGTGATCTGAAAGCCATAGAGCGAATAATAAGAATACGCCAGCAGTTCGGCGGCCCGTTTGGAAGCGGCATACGGGGAGATCGGTTGGTCAGCGGCGTCGGTTTCTTTAAAAGGCACGTGCGCTGCATTGCCATAAACCGACGACGACGACGCAAAGATCAGTGTCCTTAGGCCCGCCTCCCGCATGGCTTCCAGCACCGAGAGCGTACCGTTAATATTGACCTCCATGAATTTTTCGGGCTCCTGCACCGATGCCCGCACCCCCGCGTAAGCGGCCAGGTGAAAAACTGCCTCACAGCCCCGGTCCAGCAGCAACTGCCGTAAGGCTTCTTGGTTTCGGATGTCTCCTTCGATAAACGTAAAGGCGGGGTACTCCGAAAGCAATTCGATGTTTGCCCGCTTCAACGCCGGAGAATACAGGTAATCATCCAAGTTGTCGACACACACAACGGTATTCCCCTGCCGCAATAATCGCTCTGCCAAATGAGATCCGATGAATCCCGCCCCCCCTGTGATTAATACGACCATAGTTTCATAACGTTTAAAATAATGACGAATTTATAAATTATGAGGACCCGGACTCCCTCGGACGGTCGCAGAGGATGCTGATGGAATCCCCCGCAGAGAAACGCTGAGGTTTCTTCTGCGAAAATCTGCGCTGCAGTTTAATCTGCGCTATCTGCGGGATGACTGCCGTTGCCGATATCCCCACAGCAACCCTTTCATTCCTTCTTTTTAAACTCAGGATAATAAATCTGGCGTATCGTATAGGGCTTTTTGCCCTGCGATTCATAATACGTACGCATCAAC
Above is a window of Runella slithyformis DSM 19594 DNA encoding:
- a CDS encoding exopolysaccharide biosynthesis polyprenyl glycosylphosphotransferase, whose amino-acid sequence is MSQHSLLPSTITYQLTRRKNHPRLVADVLLLMFSYVLAAGLTQRALQEVDVLIISGMGMGWYFSSRLSDLYNEFRTVTFIDELLALLPNLLIQFLVLVVSLFFLKDYDYTRSFTLAYVAVLAATVTLKMYGTRKLMMFWNAKGVNQRNLVIVGEMNQVDGFRSLVQRNPQFGYTILGTWGYKESGRKTPPLHETIDFLNETSMGKVIDELVIAPSQFEESYVKSIISWADRKGILVRFTPGFFQFSASRYSLELFGNYPLITVRSTPLEMDSWWMLKRAFDLIFSALFLVLVASWLFPLIALAIALDSKGPVFFIQDRWGQRGRNIAVWKFRTMYYKASTVREDGGFNQTTQDDPRITKVGRFLRKTNLDELPQFINVLLGSMSVVGPRPHAVKHSLETLPQIENYMIRHRLKPGITGWAQVNGFRGETQEIGLMRKRVDYDIWYIENWSLLLDFQIVLRTAYNMVKGDPQAF
- a CDS encoding TonB-dependent receptor plug domain-containing protein, yielding MHKLPRFVNETTFVLWLATAPWLYAQKEQSLCEVTVRGVRPERFMVGQKVQEIDSVQLSRFRYSTLADFLQFQSSAAFKSYGAGQATSIAFRGTSANHTAVLWNGININFPSLGQTDFSTIPLAGFDQMSVQYGSAASCVGTDAVGGSIQLRSVPDFKQKGIQTLMAFRIESSQNYTGQAGVRFHQTLGKHWNLSGKTLLYGSIFNNDFGTAPRSTRKSERYSFEPARTAQKGVVQDLYWQHQKGNLISLNLWLTDNTLTLQPKQVPLREITRTQAYRVLGSYQLGKTLIRTGFLRDIIDYGKGENLNPSHTEIDRFILRTEHDFSWIQSCDQGTNLKIGAELVHYNARVDGYGDEVKRENRADFYALLRHQFNGRLSASLNLRQALVTRFNPPFTPSLGAEYTLLTRLRTKLIFNGNTSLSYRVPTLNERYWVNLGNPDLRPERGFNKELGLTWKQRLSETHQFQLSATAFHNLIDDWTYWNPERNYRVENIQQVLTKGLEMAASIKILRHKTQWEANLNYGLTNASQQKIYGAYTQDFIGKQLIYVPRHTFGGTLTATRGKASLTVQQQFNSERYSTFDHSGRPFAPYYLLNAVLNYQWQKGRFRSDVSLQGNNLTHTVYPNLKKNAMPLRTVSINVILYFQSKQLPNES
- a CDS encoding YncE family protein, with translation MNRNSLLIISLLPLGFTACNTADPEPSQPYDNGVLVINAGNFLDNNGSISLIQRTGTAASYDIFQKENSRTLSGSLSDYAEVNGKGIILVDNSTAGKDVIEIVDARTFKSLATLPSTEIENPRAVAKATDTKAYVTCWDATGDFSNFYKNPGYVAVIDLVTNKLVKKMTVQNGAESIFILGNEAFVGNTGSGISKITVIDVATDAVKQSVEVGRNPEMVGMDANNKLWAYAGGEMIRLNPQTKTVETRFKITSPIAAKSPSSFTLSADKKTIYFTHSFYDAADGYLQKGETYRFSIDASTVAADKPFINRLFSGGLGVDPQTGILYAGLIPSFKQAGYVLRYQANGTLIDSVKAEIAPSTFFFKQ
- a CDS encoding SDR family NAD(P)-dependent oxidoreductase, which codes for MVVLITGGAGFIGSHLAERLLRQGNTVVCVDNLDDYLYSPALKRANIELLSEYPAFTFIEGDIRNQEALRQLLLDRGCEAVFHLAAYAGVRASVQEPEKFMEVNINGTLSVLEAMREAGLRTLIFASSSSVYGNAAHVPFKETDAADQPISPYAASKRAAELLAYSYYSLYGFQITCLRLFTVYGPRQRPEMAIRKFIHRILEEEPIELYGNGLTFRNYTYVADAVQGLMKALEHSGEGFRVYNIGGAKSICLKEVIEVIEQITNKKSKIIYRPEQAGDVRHTAADISKAKKELEYVPEVTLEEGIQRYMKWLTVVC